A stretch of Oreochromis aureus strain Israel breed Guangdong linkage group 11, ZZ_aureus, whole genome shotgun sequence DNA encodes these proteins:
- the leng9 gene encoding leukocyte receptor cluster member 9 isoform X3, with translation MASGGSGVPPTDPTDTPSPQAGVPADSQSGKDTPKAKGESAECCKDGAKVCQFFRIGKCRFGLRCRLAHSDPLQDDSGALCPEVDEKQEGEKTQDKHKNKKGSVNKMPKPKHDERRAEVNKKPRMRTADDVISRILWDPSVDGSEFVVGYVDRFLGVLERPFCDFNWETNPCDCDYTSELALPRHRIQYFTYRGHRVWDRHTRTDRVFGSTGQSLAPPFGGVEEVRENTAALETTNEQPPAEEEKQNETNIHTPESAPPPPECTGNTSEEQQESRGPCVVEEAADRHQSSSTEEEAPGVKEEGEGETLPEWEESWEGNEDCMSYPAALQVSKNPSVPLEQREEKRGGRPPKKRPTHFITFRANTPAILSCFQQLQKELTSLIPSSAPYWQTASSLHVTLCLLVLPSPAEVAAAGEILQRFAQLDRNPPVAVTFPVKLKHFNGKVLYLSPQPQLHLQQLNSGLQEAYRKEGFLHRDSYNPRYHLSLARVVDIEGERIFEGVGDLRVGKGLNFGRLPVNTLHLCAMGGSKVDGFYERVCTVTLR, from the exons ATGGCTTCAGGTGGATCAGGAGTTCCCCCCACCGACCCGACTGACACACCGAGTCCACAGGCAGGGGTCCCCGCTGACTCTCAGAGCGGCAAAGACACCCCAAAAGCCAAAGGAG AGTCAGCAGAATGTTGCAAGGATGGAGCCAAAGTGTGCCAGTTTTTCCGGATAGGAAAATGTCGTTTTGGCCTCAGATGCCGTTTAGCTCACAG TGACCCATTACAGGATGATTCAGGGGCTCTATGTCCTGAAGTGgatgaaaaacaggaaggagAAAAGACACAAGACAAACACAAGAACAAGAAGGGCAGTGTGAATAAAATGCCAAAGCCAAAACATGACGAGAGAAGAG cagagGTGAACAAAAAGCCTCGTATGCGCACAGCAGATGACGTGATCTCCCGGATCCTGTGGGACCCATCGGTGGACGGATCAGAATTTGTAGTGGGCTATGTGGATCGATTCCTCGGCGTGCTGGAGCGCCCATTCTGTGACTTCAACTGGGAGACCAACCCGTGTGACTGTGATTACACTTCTGAGCTGGCCCTGCCCAGACACAGGATCCAGTACTTCACCTACAGAGGGCACCGTGTCTGGGACCGGCACACCAGGACTGACCGAGTTTTTGGTTCCACAGGTCAATCTCTGGCTCCCCCCTTTGGAGGGGTAGAGGAAGTAAGAG AAAATACAGCAGCGCTTGAAACAACTAACGAGCAGCCACCTGCAGAGGAAGAGAAGCAGAATGAGACAAATATTCACACCCCTGAGtctgcaccaccaccaccagagTGTACAGGAAACACTTCTGAGGAACAACAGGAGTCACGAGGACCATGTGTTGTGGAGGAGGCTGCAGATAG ACATCAGAGTTCCTCAACCGAAGAGGAGGCACCGGGTGTAAAAGAGGAGGGTGAGGGGGAGACTCTGCCAGAATGGGAGGAAAGCTGGGAAGGCAATGAAGACTGTATG AGTTATCCTGCAGCCCTGCAAGTTAGCAAGAATCCATCTGTCCCTCTGGAGCAGAGAGAAGAGAAGCGTGGTGGTCGCCCACCTAAGAAGAGACCCACACACTTCATCACCTTCCGGGCCAACACTCCTGCCATCCTCTCCTGTTTCCAGCAGCTGCAGAAGGAGCTCACCTCCCTCATACCTTCCTCTGCTCCTTACTGGCAAACCGCCTCCAGCCTTCACGTCACCCTGTGCCTCCTGGTGCTGCCCAGTCCCGCTGAGGTGGCGGCTGCTGGGGAGATCCTCCAACGGTTTGCCCAACTGGACCGAAACCCGCCGGTAGCTGTGACCTTTCCTGTGAAGCTGAAACATTTCAATGGGAAGGTGCTGTACCTGAGTCCTCAGCCTCAGCTCCACCTACAGCAGCTCAACAGCGGTCTGCAGGAGGCCTACAGGAAAGAGGGGTTTCTCCACAGGGACTCCTACAACCCACGCTACCACCTCAGTCTGGCCAGGGTAGTGGACATCGAGGGCGAGAGGATATTTGAAGGTGTGGGGGACCTGAGGGTGGGGAAGGGCTTGAACTTTGGCCGTCTGCCAGTTAACACCTTACACCTCTGTGCCATGGGCGGCTCTAAAGTAGACGGTTTTTATGAGAGGGTGTGCACGGTAACACTTCGATGA
- the leng9 gene encoding leukocyte receptor cluster member 9 isoform X1, which produces MASGGSGVPPTDPTDTPSPQAGVPADSQSGKDTPKAKGESAECCKDGAKVCQFFRIGKCRFGLRCRLAHSDPLQDDSGALCPEVDEKQEGEKTQDKHKNKKGSVNKMPKPKHDERRAEVNKKPRMRTADDVISRILWDPSVDGSEFVVGYVDRFLGVLERPFCDFNWETNPCDCDYTSELALPRHRIQYFTYRGHRVWDRHTRTDRVFGSTGQSLAPPFGGVEEVREENTAALETTNEQPPAEEEKQNETNIHTPESAPPPPECTGNTSEEQQESRGPCVVEEAADRHQSSSTEEEAPGVKEEGEGETLPEWEESWEGNEDCMSYPAALQVSKNPSVPLEQREEKRGGRPPKKRPTHFITFRANTPAILSCFQQLQKELTSLIPSSAPYWQTASSLHVTLCLLVLPSPAEVAAAGEILQRFAQLDRNPPVAVTFPVKLKHFNGKVLYLSPQPQLHLQQLNSGLQEAYRKEGFLHRDSYNPRYHLSLARVVDIEGERIFEGVGDLRVGKGLNFGRLPVNTLHLCAMGGSKVDGFYERVCTVTLR; this is translated from the exons ATGGCTTCAGGTGGATCAGGAGTTCCCCCCACCGACCCGACTGACACACCGAGTCCACAGGCAGGGGTCCCCGCTGACTCTCAGAGCGGCAAAGACACCCCAAAAGCCAAAGGAG AGTCAGCAGAATGTTGCAAGGATGGAGCCAAAGTGTGCCAGTTTTTCCGGATAGGAAAATGTCGTTTTGGCCTCAGATGCCGTTTAGCTCACAG TGACCCATTACAGGATGATTCAGGGGCTCTATGTCCTGAAGTGgatgaaaaacaggaaggagAAAAGACACAAGACAAACACAAGAACAAGAAGGGCAGTGTGAATAAAATGCCAAAGCCAAAACATGACGAGAGAAGAG cagagGTGAACAAAAAGCCTCGTATGCGCACAGCAGATGACGTGATCTCCCGGATCCTGTGGGACCCATCGGTGGACGGATCAGAATTTGTAGTGGGCTATGTGGATCGATTCCTCGGCGTGCTGGAGCGCCCATTCTGTGACTTCAACTGGGAGACCAACCCGTGTGACTGTGATTACACTTCTGAGCTGGCCCTGCCCAGACACAGGATCCAGTACTTCACCTACAGAGGGCACCGTGTCTGGGACCGGCACACCAGGACTGACCGAGTTTTTGGTTCCACAGGTCAATCTCTGGCTCCCCCCTTTGGAGGGGTAGAGGAAGTAAGAG AAGAAAATACAGCAGCGCTTGAAACAACTAACGAGCAGCCACCTGCAGAGGAAGAGAAGCAGAATGAGACAAATATTCACACCCCTGAGtctgcaccaccaccaccagagTGTACAGGAAACACTTCTGAGGAACAACAGGAGTCACGAGGACCATGTGTTGTGGAGGAGGCTGCAGATAG ACATCAGAGTTCCTCAACCGAAGAGGAGGCACCGGGTGTAAAAGAGGAGGGTGAGGGGGAGACTCTGCCAGAATGGGAGGAAAGCTGGGAAGGCAATGAAGACTGTATG AGTTATCCTGCAGCCCTGCAAGTTAGCAAGAATCCATCTGTCCCTCTGGAGCAGAGAGAAGAGAAGCGTGGTGGTCGCCCACCTAAGAAGAGACCCACACACTTCATCACCTTCCGGGCCAACACTCCTGCCATCCTCTCCTGTTTCCAGCAGCTGCAGAAGGAGCTCACCTCCCTCATACCTTCCTCTGCTCCTTACTGGCAAACCGCCTCCAGCCTTCACGTCACCCTGTGCCTCCTGGTGCTGCCCAGTCCCGCTGAGGTGGCGGCTGCTGGGGAGATCCTCCAACGGTTTGCCCAACTGGACCGAAACCCGCCGGTAGCTGTGACCTTTCCTGTGAAGCTGAAACATTTCAATGGGAAGGTGCTGTACCTGAGTCCTCAGCCTCAGCTCCACCTACAGCAGCTCAACAGCGGTCTGCAGGAGGCCTACAGGAAAGAGGGGTTTCTCCACAGGGACTCCTACAACCCACGCTACCACCTCAGTCTGGCCAGGGTAGTGGACATCGAGGGCGAGAGGATATTTGAAGGTGTGGGGGACCTGAGGGTGGGGAAGGGCTTGAACTTTGGCCGTCTGCCAGTTAACACCTTACACCTCTGTGCCATGGGCGGCTCTAAAGTAGACGGTTTTTATGAGAGGGTGTGCACGGTAACACTTCGATGA
- the leng9 gene encoding leukocyte receptor cluster member 9 isoform X2 yields the protein MASGGSGVPPTDPTDTPSPQAGVPADSQSGKDTPKAKGESAECCKDGAKVCQFFRIGKCRFGLRCRLAHSDPLQDDSGALCPEVDEKQEGEKTQDKHKNKKGSVNKMPKPKHDERREVNKKPRMRTADDVISRILWDPSVDGSEFVVGYVDRFLGVLERPFCDFNWETNPCDCDYTSELALPRHRIQYFTYRGHRVWDRHTRTDRVFGSTGQSLAPPFGGVEEVREENTAALETTNEQPPAEEEKQNETNIHTPESAPPPPECTGNTSEEQQESRGPCVVEEAADRHQSSSTEEEAPGVKEEGEGETLPEWEESWEGNEDCMSYPAALQVSKNPSVPLEQREEKRGGRPPKKRPTHFITFRANTPAILSCFQQLQKELTSLIPSSAPYWQTASSLHVTLCLLVLPSPAEVAAAGEILQRFAQLDRNPPVAVTFPVKLKHFNGKVLYLSPQPQLHLQQLNSGLQEAYRKEGFLHRDSYNPRYHLSLARVVDIEGERIFEGVGDLRVGKGLNFGRLPVNTLHLCAMGGSKVDGFYERVCTVTLR from the exons ATGGCTTCAGGTGGATCAGGAGTTCCCCCCACCGACCCGACTGACACACCGAGTCCACAGGCAGGGGTCCCCGCTGACTCTCAGAGCGGCAAAGACACCCCAAAAGCCAAAGGAG AGTCAGCAGAATGTTGCAAGGATGGAGCCAAAGTGTGCCAGTTTTTCCGGATAGGAAAATGTCGTTTTGGCCTCAGATGCCGTTTAGCTCACAG TGACCCATTACAGGATGATTCAGGGGCTCTATGTCCTGAAGTGgatgaaaaacaggaaggagAAAAGACACAAGACAAACACAAGAACAAGAAGGGCAGTGTGAATAAAATGCCAAAGCCAAAACATGACGAGAGAAGAG agGTGAACAAAAAGCCTCGTATGCGCACAGCAGATGACGTGATCTCCCGGATCCTGTGGGACCCATCGGTGGACGGATCAGAATTTGTAGTGGGCTATGTGGATCGATTCCTCGGCGTGCTGGAGCGCCCATTCTGTGACTTCAACTGGGAGACCAACCCGTGTGACTGTGATTACACTTCTGAGCTGGCCCTGCCCAGACACAGGATCCAGTACTTCACCTACAGAGGGCACCGTGTCTGGGACCGGCACACCAGGACTGACCGAGTTTTTGGTTCCACAGGTCAATCTCTGGCTCCCCCCTTTGGAGGGGTAGAGGAAGTAAGAG AAGAAAATACAGCAGCGCTTGAAACAACTAACGAGCAGCCACCTGCAGAGGAAGAGAAGCAGAATGAGACAAATATTCACACCCCTGAGtctgcaccaccaccaccagagTGTACAGGAAACACTTCTGAGGAACAACAGGAGTCACGAGGACCATGTGTTGTGGAGGAGGCTGCAGATAG ACATCAGAGTTCCTCAACCGAAGAGGAGGCACCGGGTGTAAAAGAGGAGGGTGAGGGGGAGACTCTGCCAGAATGGGAGGAAAGCTGGGAAGGCAATGAAGACTGTATG AGTTATCCTGCAGCCCTGCAAGTTAGCAAGAATCCATCTGTCCCTCTGGAGCAGAGAGAAGAGAAGCGTGGTGGTCGCCCACCTAAGAAGAGACCCACACACTTCATCACCTTCCGGGCCAACACTCCTGCCATCCTCTCCTGTTTCCAGCAGCTGCAGAAGGAGCTCACCTCCCTCATACCTTCCTCTGCTCCTTACTGGCAAACCGCCTCCAGCCTTCACGTCACCCTGTGCCTCCTGGTGCTGCCCAGTCCCGCTGAGGTGGCGGCTGCTGGGGAGATCCTCCAACGGTTTGCCCAACTGGACCGAAACCCGCCGGTAGCTGTGACCTTTCCTGTGAAGCTGAAACATTTCAATGGGAAGGTGCTGTACCTGAGTCCTCAGCCTCAGCTCCACCTACAGCAGCTCAACAGCGGTCTGCAGGAGGCCTACAGGAAAGAGGGGTTTCTCCACAGGGACTCCTACAACCCACGCTACCACCTCAGTCTGGCCAGGGTAGTGGACATCGAGGGCGAGAGGATATTTGAAGGTGTGGGGGACCTGAGGGTGGGGAAGGGCTTGAACTTTGGCCGTCTGCCAGTTAACACCTTACACCTCTGTGCCATGGGCGGCTCTAAAGTAGACGGTTTTTATGAGAGGGTGTGCACGGTAACACTTCGATGA